Proteins encoded in a region of the Agromyces protaetiae genome:
- a CDS encoding AAA family ATPase, translating to MLGAGLRGEPSPILGRPTWTRENARRLSALVGGENADLGDRSFFEKLSDQIGSESDDLLVFVAELLFVHVLPLSDFKPTTKIERVDRVLSWAPSRPATPDWMRRAVELPGVFRGGVGFKVQVWAQLLWMCRFVETWFDATDDQRRAALGNPWAFGALVATTPKDSPAIRASICYLTWPGSYEAVVRAADRKLIRDAFAHEIGGASGNDEEAINRDLEAIRTKVDDAAGSRVHWYREPYRSQWEVKTSAGRRAWLVRAKQGGAALVQSWLDDGFVSLPATNLELDVATAAQPTIRAAVESGYAHLTYAQRLTLVREYSDFILKMSADDVIVGILDDALVVGSVLGDAELVEGGSSRLRRPAAWSASAPGLKDLPEPLPSLLDGQGAVVDVTSALGVLDQYLAPERRIDDDDLSGDEPPLPPPVATVPELPAGTDELAASLHMPRPSLQEIIELLQDRQQLVFYGPPGTGKTYVAQAIARHVVGSDRSRVRLVQFHPSYAYEDFFEGLRPSTESGTVTFELKPGPLRQIADEARLAENADAPYVLIIDEMNRGNLAKVFGELYYLLEYRNEAVRLQYSGDIEEFRLPKNLFIIGTMNTVDRSISLVDAAIRRRFPFVELHPAVEPTKSVLESYLRANHVDTLRAQLLAELNSRIDERDLQIGPSFLMRTSASTKAGLERIWKYDILPLLEDHYYGQRSPEVIREQFGLDALLRAVDSRRLGPVDLAVDTGTAEYEGRAVQSVGPTGPSETGIDSE from the coding sequence GTGCTGGGCGCGGGGCTCCGCGGCGAGCCCTCTCCGATCCTCGGTCGCCCGACGTGGACCCGCGAGAACGCCCGCCGGCTTTCGGCTCTCGTCGGTGGCGAGAATGCCGACCTCGGCGACCGGTCGTTCTTCGAGAAGCTGTCGGATCAGATCGGCAGCGAATCCGACGACCTACTCGTTTTCGTCGCGGAACTGCTGTTCGTCCATGTACTGCCGCTGAGCGACTTCAAGCCGACGACCAAGATCGAGCGCGTCGATCGCGTGCTCTCGTGGGCGCCTTCGCGCCCAGCCACGCCGGACTGGATGCGCCGGGCAGTCGAACTGCCGGGGGTGTTCCGCGGTGGCGTCGGCTTCAAGGTGCAGGTCTGGGCGCAGCTGCTGTGGATGTGCCGTTTTGTCGAAACCTGGTTCGATGCGACCGACGACCAACGTCGCGCGGCGCTCGGCAACCCCTGGGCGTTCGGCGCGCTCGTGGCGACGACGCCGAAGGATTCGCCGGCGATCCGGGCATCGATCTGCTACCTGACGTGGCCGGGCTCATACGAAGCCGTCGTCCGGGCGGCGGATCGCAAGCTCATCCGCGACGCCTTCGCGCACGAGATCGGGGGAGCGTCTGGAAACGATGAGGAGGCGATCAACCGAGACCTCGAGGCGATCCGCACGAAGGTCGATGACGCGGCTGGCAGTCGAGTGCACTGGTACCGCGAGCCCTACCGTTCGCAGTGGGAGGTGAAGACCAGCGCAGGTCGGCGAGCGTGGCTCGTCCGGGCCAAACAGGGCGGCGCGGCTCTCGTGCAGTCGTGGCTCGACGACGGTTTCGTGTCGTTGCCCGCAACGAACCTCGAGCTGGATGTCGCCACCGCGGCACAGCCGACGATCCGCGCCGCTGTGGAGTCGGGCTACGCCCATCTCACGTACGCGCAGCGCCTGACGCTGGTGCGCGAGTACTCCGACTTCATCCTCAAGATGTCGGCCGACGACGTCATCGTCGGTATCCTCGACGACGCGTTGGTCGTGGGAAGTGTCCTCGGCGACGCCGAACTCGTCGAGGGCGGTTCGTCTCGACTGCGTCGACCAGCCGCCTGGTCAGCGAGCGCACCCGGCCTGAAGGATCTGCCCGAGCCCCTGCCTTCTCTGCTCGATGGCCAGGGAGCGGTGGTCGACGTGACGAGTGCGCTCGGTGTGCTCGACCAGTACCTCGCGCCCGAACGTCGCATTGACGATGACGACCTGTCGGGTGATGAGCCGCCACTTCCTCCGCCCGTTGCCACGGTGCCGGAGCTCCCGGCCGGGACCGACGAACTAGCCGCATCGCTGCACATGCCCCGCCCGAGCCTGCAGGAGATCATCGAGCTGCTGCAAGACCGGCAGCAGCTCGTGTTCTACGGCCCTCCGGGCACCGGCAAGACCTACGTGGCGCAGGCGATCGCTCGGCACGTCGTCGGCAGTGACCGCAGCCGGGTTCGTCTCGTACAGTTCCATCCGTCATACGCGTATGAGGATTTTTTCGAGGGACTTCGGCCATCGACCGAGTCGGGAACCGTCACTTTCGAGCTAAAGCCCGGCCCGCTTCGCCAGATCGCCGACGAGGCGCGGCTGGCCGAGAACGCCGATGCGCCCTACGTGTTGATCATCGATGAGATGAACCGTGGCAATCTCGCGAAAGTGTTTGGCGAGCTGTACTACCTACTGGAGTACCGGAATGAAGCCGTGCGGTTGCAGTACAGCGGCGACATCGAGGAATTCCGCCTGCCCAAGAACCTCTTCATCATCGGCACGATGAATACCGTTGACCGCTCGATCTCGCTGGTTGACGCGGCGATCCGGAGGCGGTTCCCGTTCGTCGAGTTGCACCCGGCGGTAGAGCCGACGAAGAGCGTGCTCGAGTCGTACCTGCGGGCGAACCATGTCGACACGCTGCGGGCGCAGTTGCTCGCCGAGCTCAACTCGCGCATCGACGAGCGGGACCTGCAGATTGGGCCGTCATTCCTAATGAGGACGAGCGCGAGCACGAAGGCTGGGCTCGAACGGATCTGGAAGTACGACATCCTGCCGCTGCTCGAGGACCACTACTACGGGCAGCGATCGCCCGAGGTGATCCGTGAGCAATTCGGGCTCGACGCGCTGCTGCGCGCGGTCGATTCGCGAAGGCTGGGACCGGTCGACCTCGCGGTCGATACTGGGACAGCGGAGTACGAAGGGCGAGCCGTACAGTCAGTGGGTCCAACCGGGCCGTCTGAAACGGGCATCGATTCGGAATGA
- a CDS encoding Eco57I restriction-modification methylase domain-containing protein yields the protein MSGELQAIKVVGGVLPAALMQRIQANELSDPASLSSSSYHLVGNEKPRDAAARAWSYLRGAWSAWREAAATDATAAGTGRARDRWLLVLLNELGYGRLPAATAVTIEGTEYPISHRWAHVPIHLLGPGADLDRRNANIAGAARAPQAMLQEYLNRTDDDLWGILSNGVRLRLLRDSTAFAGSAYVEFDLEAIFDGELYAEFQMLWLLCHQSRVEKRGGTEAGPADCWLEAWRSEAAEAGTRALEDLRRGVEEAIKALGTGFLANPKNDWLRAALHRGILSDREYHKALLRLIYRLLFAFVAEDRGALLDPAAPAEARERYQQYFSTVRLRKLSRLRSGGVHPDLWRSLRMVLAALGGNGMPQLGVPALGGLFDPDRRAPDIEDAPNRDLLLGAELTNQALLTAMRHLAWIKLRNERTQPIDYRHLGAEELGGVYESLLELVPRVDLDTQEFRLEHLSGNERKTTGSYYTPPALVSALLDSALDPVLDDAVTSGTTAEEKERNLLSVTVCDPASGSGGFLVAAARRIARRLAQVRSGEDEPTSETVQHALHDVVARCIYGVDMNDLAAELAKVSLWLEALEPGKPLGFLDARIRIGNSLFGTTPALLRAGVPTDAFKEIEGDDKKVAAGVRKRNGIELKGQGLLGGFSDPELAKTYAAARGRLTAPTDDLASIRSRGAEWDALMASPERRVLQLRADAWAAAFVWPLVMDAPPPPTTAVVDDLATTEGARQHAVTAAHVEALSREYQFFHWHLEFPEIFGELEGQDAGPDGWAGGFSCMLGNPPWEQIELREKEFFASRDEEIARATGSKRKALIARLAETDPILDREYRTEKRRIDGLRKFTANGRYPLTGRGRVNMYAVFAELFRTLTTPFGCSGVIVQTGIATDDNTQYFFKDIVRSSSLAALYDFDNTKKLFGAVDSRTKFCILAMGGRDRSIDRAQFAFFLNNPQSIGVARFALSSEEILLLNPNTGTAPVFRTRHDAELALAIYRRAPIWINRNDLEHGNPWGVSLIQGLFNMTSDSELFRTRDDLASDGWVLVGNVFHRGNERMLPLYEGKMVHHYDHRWATMDGEDIRGVTDDEKASPEFESLPRYWVAEREVQKQAGQVGPWFGFRDTTNATNERTIVSSMWPVSAVGNNLPIVTAGPDGWMLVPLLSSYVFDFVARLKVGGSHVNFFIANQLPVLSPHSFQATVHWAGQSMGEWLRPRLAELVYTSWAMADWGRVLDDGVAPFVWNTRRRELMRAEIEAAFFHLYGTSRDELEYMMDSFWSVKRSDEAEFGEYRTKRLVLENYDAIQRCIDEGTIFVSSLDPAPGFGPRHPEKESA from the coding sequence GTGAGCGGCGAACTGCAGGCCATCAAGGTGGTCGGCGGTGTGCTGCCCGCTGCGCTCATGCAGCGCATACAGGCGAACGAACTCAGTGACCCTGCCAGCCTGTCGTCGTCGTCGTACCACCTCGTCGGCAACGAGAAGCCTCGGGATGCCGCGGCTCGCGCCTGGTCGTACCTGCGGGGTGCATGGAGCGCATGGCGCGAAGCGGCGGCGACCGACGCGACGGCGGCCGGCACCGGCCGCGCGCGCGACCGTTGGCTGCTCGTGCTGCTGAACGAACTCGGATACGGGCGGTTGCCTGCTGCGACCGCCGTCACGATCGAGGGCACCGAGTACCCGATCTCGCACCGCTGGGCTCACGTGCCGATCCACCTGCTCGGCCCGGGGGCCGACCTCGACCGGCGGAACGCGAACATCGCCGGCGCGGCACGCGCGCCGCAGGCGATGCTGCAGGAGTACCTGAACCGCACCGACGACGACCTCTGGGGCATCCTGAGCAACGGCGTGCGGCTGCGGCTGCTGCGCGACTCGACCGCGTTCGCAGGCTCCGCCTACGTCGAGTTCGACCTCGAGGCGATCTTCGACGGCGAGCTGTACGCCGAGTTCCAGATGCTCTGGCTGCTGTGCCACCAGTCACGTGTCGAGAAGCGTGGTGGCACCGAGGCCGGCCCGGCCGACTGCTGGCTCGAGGCATGGCGATCCGAGGCCGCTGAGGCCGGCACACGTGCGCTGGAGGATCTTCGTCGCGGCGTTGAGGAAGCGATCAAGGCACTGGGCACCGGGTTCCTCGCGAACCCGAAGAACGACTGGCTCCGTGCGGCGCTGCACCGGGGCATCCTGAGCGACCGCGAGTACCACAAGGCGCTGCTGCGCCTCATCTACCGGCTGCTCTTCGCGTTCGTCGCGGAGGACCGCGGCGCACTGCTCGACCCGGCGGCGCCGGCCGAGGCGCGCGAGCGCTACCAGCAGTACTTCTCGACGGTGAGGCTGCGAAAGCTCTCACGGCTCCGTTCGGGCGGCGTGCACCCCGACCTGTGGCGGTCGCTGCGCATGGTGCTCGCGGCACTCGGTGGCAACGGGATGCCTCAGCTCGGCGTTCCGGCACTCGGCGGGCTCTTCGACCCCGACCGGCGCGCACCCGACATCGAGGATGCTCCGAACCGCGACCTGCTGCTTGGCGCGGAGTTGACGAACCAAGCGCTCCTCACCGCGATGCGGCATCTCGCGTGGATCAAGCTCCGCAACGAGCGCACGCAACCGATCGACTACCGCCACCTCGGTGCCGAGGAACTCGGCGGGGTCTACGAGTCCCTGCTCGAGCTGGTGCCCAGGGTCGACCTCGACACTCAGGAATTCCGGCTCGAGCACCTCTCGGGTAACGAGCGCAAGACGACCGGCTCCTACTACACGCCTCCGGCGCTGGTCTCCGCGCTGCTGGACTCGGCACTCGACCCGGTGCTCGACGACGCGGTCACGTCGGGCACGACGGCGGAGGAGAAGGAACGCAACCTGCTGTCCGTCACCGTGTGCGACCCCGCGAGCGGGTCGGGCGGCTTCCTGGTCGCCGCGGCACGGCGCATCGCGCGCCGGCTGGCGCAGGTGCGCTCGGGCGAGGACGAGCCGACTTCCGAGACAGTGCAGCACGCCCTGCACGACGTCGTCGCGCGCTGCATCTACGGCGTCGATATGAACGACCTCGCGGCGGAGCTCGCAAAGGTCTCGCTCTGGCTCGAAGCGCTCGAGCCGGGGAAACCCCTCGGCTTCCTCGACGCCCGGATCCGTATCGGCAACAGCCTGTTCGGTACGACTCCGGCGCTGCTCAGGGCGGGCGTGCCCACCGACGCGTTCAAGGAGATCGAGGGCGACGACAAGAAGGTCGCCGCCGGCGTTCGCAAGCGCAACGGCATCGAGCTGAAGGGCCAAGGCCTGCTCGGCGGCTTCAGCGACCCCGAACTCGCGAAGACCTACGCGGCGGCACGCGGTCGACTGACCGCGCCCACCGACGACCTCGCCAGCATCCGCTCGCGCGGAGCGGAATGGGATGCCTTGATGGCATCGCCCGAGCGGCGCGTGCTCCAGCTGCGAGCGGATGCCTGGGCTGCCGCGTTCGTCTGGCCGCTGGTGATGGATGCCCCGCCGCCACCGACGACCGCCGTCGTCGACGACCTGGCGACGACGGAGGGTGCGAGGCAGCACGCTGTAACGGCGGCTCATGTGGAAGCGCTGTCGAGGGAGTACCAGTTCTTCCACTGGCACCTCGAGTTCCCCGAAATCTTCGGCGAACTGGAGGGGCAAGATGCCGGGCCGGACGGTTGGGCAGGCGGATTCTCATGCATGCTCGGCAACCCGCCGTGGGAACAGATCGAGTTACGGGAGAAGGAGTTCTTCGCCTCGCGCGATGAGGAGATCGCTCGCGCCACTGGTTCGAAGCGAAAGGCGCTTATTGCTAGGCTCGCCGAGACCGATCCGATCCTCGATCGCGAGTATCGAACTGAAAAGCGACGCATCGACGGTCTGCGCAAGTTCACTGCGAACGGTCGGTACCCGCTAACTGGGCGTGGACGCGTAAACATGTACGCCGTCTTTGCTGAACTTTTCCGGACATTGACCACGCCCTTTGGGTGTTCGGGTGTGATCGTCCAGACAGGTATCGCGACTGACGATAACACTCAATACTTCTTCAAAGACATCGTCAGATCATCTTCGCTAGCTGCGTTGTACGACTTTGACAACACGAAGAAGCTCTTCGGGGCGGTCGACTCGCGCACAAAGTTCTGCATCCTCGCGATGGGTGGGCGAGATCGCTCGATCGATCGCGCTCAGTTCGCGTTCTTCTTGAATAACCCGCAAAGCATTGGGGTTGCGCGATTCGCCCTCTCGTCCGAGGAGATTCTGTTGCTGAACCCGAATACGGGCACGGCGCCCGTGTTTCGTACTCGACATGATGCAGAGCTTGCGCTTGCGATCTACCGACGCGCGCCAATCTGGATAAACAGGAATGACTTGGAGCATGGCAATCCTTGGGGGGTTTCTCTGATACAGGGTCTCTTCAATATGACGAGCGATTCAGAGCTCTTCCGAACCCGGGATGATCTCGCTTCCGACGGCTGGGTTCTCGTGGGCAACGTGTTTCATCGTGGCAACGAGCGGATGCTCCCGCTATACGAAGGAAAGATGGTCCACCACTACGACCATCGATGGGCGACCATGGATGGCGAGGATATCCGTGGAGTCACAGACGACGAGAAGGCGTCGCCGGAGTTCGAGTCATTGCCTCGTTATTGGGTAGCTGAGCGCGAGGTTCAGAAGCAAGCTGGCCAGGTCGGGCCCTGGTTTGGGTTCCGAGACACCACAAATGCAACGAACGAGCGAACGATTGTGAGTTCGATGTGGCCTGTGTCCGCGGTCGGAAACAATCTTCCAATCGTTACGGCCGGTCCCGATGGGTGGATGCTGGTGCCTCTGCTGAGTTCGTATGTGTTCGATTTTGTCGCTCGCCTCAAGGTCGGTGGCAGCCACGTCAACTTCTTCATCGCAAATCAGCTCCCGGTACTCTCTCCTCACAGCTTTCAAGCCACGGTTCATTGGGCGGGACAAAGCATGGGCGAATGGCTGCGTCCTCGACTGGCCGAACTCGTCTACACGTCGTGGGCGATGGCCGACTGGGGACGAGTGCTCGACGATGGAGTTGCGCCTTTCGTCTGGAACACGCGCCGCCGCGAACTGATGCGGGCCGAGATCGAGGCCGCGTTTTTCCACCTTTACGGCACATCGCGGGACGAACTCGAGTACATGATGGACAGCTTCTGGAGTGTGAAAAGGAGCGATGAGGCCGAGTTCGGTGAGTACCGCACCAAGCGCCTAGTCCTTGAAAACTACGACGCGATACAGCGCTGCATCGACGAGGGAACCATATTCGTATCGTCCCTCGATCCCGCGCCCGGCTTCGGCCCGAGGCATCCGGAGAAGGAGTCAGCATGA
- the bsh gene encoding choloylglycine hydrolase, with protein sequence MCTGLSYTTKDHYFGRNLDLEYSYGETVTITPRNFTFEFRQCPALTTHYAIIGIAAVADDYPLYFDAVNEKGLGMAGLNFPGTAEYKPAADQRTNVAPFEFIPWVLGQFETVEDVKTALETVNVLDVSFSQAFPVSPLHWIIADKERSITVESVREGLRVYDNPFGVLTNNPTFDIQTFTLNNYQHLSAYPPENHFAPDVSLDTYSRGMGAIGLPGDLSSASRFVKAVFTKMNSVAGESESESISQFFHILGSVAQQRGCVHVGDDGKFEITIYSSCCNADRGILYYTTYENSQITAVDMHNEDLDGSALVEYPMVKSQHVLAQNSPAGQRPPNMTQPMDATPTRT encoded by the coding sequence ATGTGCACGGGGCTGAGCTACACGACGAAAGACCACTACTTCGGACGGAACCTGGATCTCGAGTATTCGTACGGCGAGACCGTCACGATCACGCCGCGCAACTTCACCTTCGAGTTCCGACAGTGCCCGGCACTCACGACCCACTACGCGATCATCGGAATCGCCGCGGTCGCCGACGATTACCCGCTGTACTTCGACGCCGTGAATGAGAAGGGCCTCGGCATGGCCGGGCTGAACTTTCCTGGCACGGCCGAGTACAAGCCCGCGGCTGATCAGCGCACGAACGTCGCACCCTTCGAGTTCATCCCCTGGGTGCTGGGCCAATTCGAGACCGTCGAAGACGTGAAGACCGCGCTCGAAACCGTGAACGTGCTCGATGTGTCGTTCAGTCAGGCGTTCCCGGTCTCGCCGCTGCACTGGATCATCGCCGACAAGGAGCGATCGATCACGGTCGAAAGCGTGCGCGAGGGTCTCCGCGTGTACGACAACCCGTTCGGGGTGCTGACCAACAACCCCACCTTCGACATCCAAACGTTCACGCTCAACAACTATCAGCACCTCTCGGCCTACCCGCCAGAGAACCACTTCGCCCCGGACGTGAGTCTCGACACATACAGCCGCGGCATGGGAGCGATCGGCCTTCCCGGCGACCTGTCGTCAGCGTCTCGGTTCGTGAAGGCCGTGTTCACCAAGATGAACTCGGTCGCCGGCGAGTCCGAATCGGAATCGATCAGCCAGTTCTTCCACATCCTCGGGTCGGTCGCGCAGCAGCGCGGGTGCGTGCATGTCGGCGACGACGGCAAGTTCGAGATCACGATCTACTCGTCCTGCTGCAACGCCGACCGCGGCATCCTGTACTACACGACGTACGAGAACTCCCAGATCACGGCGGTGGACATGCACAACGAGGATCTCGACGGGTCGGCGCTCGTGGAGTATCCGATGGTCAAGAGCCAGCACGTGCTGGCGCAGAACTCGCCTGCCGGTCAGCGTCCGCCGAACATGACGCAGCCGATGGACGCGACTCCCACCCGAACGTGA
- a CDS encoding AzlD domain-containing protein: MTVWHIILLASAATLTLKLAGYFVPAGFLERERPARIADLLTVALLAALIAVQTFGAGQALEIDARLPAVIVAAALFALRVPFVIVVFAAAGVAAGIRALT, encoded by the coding sequence ATGACCGTCTGGCACATCATCCTGCTCGCGAGCGCGGCGACGCTCACTCTCAAGCTCGCGGGGTACTTCGTCCCGGCCGGATTCCTCGAGCGCGAGCGCCCGGCACGGATCGCCGACCTGCTCACGGTGGCGCTGCTCGCCGCGCTCATCGCGGTGCAGACGTTCGGTGCGGGGCAGGCGCTCGAGATCGACGCCCGGTTGCCCGCCGTGATCGTCGCGGCCGCGCTGTTCGCGCTCAGGGTGCCGTTCGTGATCGTGGTGTTCGCGGCGGCCGGCGTCGCCGCGGGCATCCGCGCGCTCACGTGA
- a CDS encoding McrC family protein, producing the protein MSELRRIQLDESAAFGVRAEFTRAEAAALSATGFLDLRPDLEQGWMVRPAGLVGAVRAGDVQVEVWPKRRVKLGHLVFMLGYAADPGFRPETVEAERYDELWPALAESLARLADHALMHGVLQGYRTVDESSMVVRGRIRVGDQLRARPGRAVPLEVSYDDYLVDIAENQILRTALRRMSAVPGIARGVRARLAHLDNRLSGVAVLRPNQRRPEWRATRLNERYHPVLRLAEVILANSSAQNGNGGIKVAAFAVSMWKVFEDFVTVALGEAFARRGARLAAQYRAHLDTERTDGRSRVPMAVDLVHLDRGIPRTVLDAKYKAADASGRYPNADKYQMLAYCTALEVTEALLVYAQGGEAITRRVIHSGVEIAEVPLDLAVSPRESLAAIDRIASAVLHRSVSGRIDLDLLSAPVIEQTPA; encoded by the coding sequence ATGAGCGAGCTCCGTCGGATCCAGCTTGACGAATCCGCGGCCTTCGGCGTGCGAGCAGAGTTCACGCGAGCCGAGGCAGCGGCGCTCAGCGCAACGGGGTTCCTCGACCTCCGCCCTGATCTCGAGCAGGGCTGGATGGTTCGTCCGGCCGGACTCGTTGGGGCGGTAAGAGCTGGCGACGTTCAGGTCGAGGTTTGGCCGAAGCGGCGGGTGAAGCTCGGACACCTCGTGTTCATGCTGGGGTACGCCGCAGATCCCGGATTCCGCCCCGAGACTGTCGAGGCGGAACGGTACGACGAACTGTGGCCCGCGCTCGCGGAGAGTCTCGCGCGCCTAGCCGACCATGCGCTGATGCACGGCGTGCTGCAGGGGTACCGCACGGTCGATGAGTCCTCCATGGTCGTGCGCGGCCGAATCCGCGTGGGCGACCAGCTTCGCGCGCGCCCCGGGCGCGCCGTGCCCCTCGAGGTGAGCTACGACGACTACCTCGTCGACATCGCCGAGAACCAGATCCTGCGAACCGCCCTCAGGCGGATGAGCGCCGTGCCCGGCATTGCACGAGGTGTTCGCGCGCGACTCGCACATCTCGACAACCGGCTCTCGGGGGTGGCGGTACTGCGCCCGAACCAACGCCGACCCGAGTGGCGGGCAACTCGCTTGAACGAGCGTTACCACCCCGTGCTGCGGTTGGCCGAGGTCATTCTCGCCAATTCGTCAGCGCAGAACGGGAATGGCGGCATCAAGGTCGCTGCGTTCGCAGTCTCGATGTGGAAGGTGTTCGAAGACTTCGTCACCGTGGCGCTCGGCGAGGCGTTCGCGCGTCGCGGCGCTCGGCTCGCAGCGCAGTACCGCGCACACCTCGACACCGAACGCACGGATGGCCGCTCGCGGGTACCCATGGCGGTCGACCTCGTCCACCTCGACCGAGGCATCCCCCGCACGGTGCTCGATGCGAAGTACAAGGCGGCCGACGCGTCCGGTCGTTATCCGAACGCGGACAAGTACCAGATGCTCGCGTACTGCACCGCGCTAGAGGTGACCGAGGCGCTGCTCGTCTACGCGCAGGGTGGGGAAGCGATCACCCGCCGAGTCATCCACTCGGGCGTTGAGATCGCCGAGGTGCCACTCGACCTCGCCGTATCGCCCCGCGAATCGTTAGCCGCGATCGACCGGATCGCGAGCGCGGTGCTGCATCGCTCTGTGTCGGGTCGCATCGATCTCGATCTGCTGTCTGCTCCCGTCATCGAACAGACTCCGGCATGA
- a CDS encoding AzlC family ABC transporter permease, protein MGGEQDEADAAPRSGVRSPAVRDGLAVGLATAVYGISFGALAVAAGLDVWQTSFLSLIMFTGGSQFALVGVLASGGVAAGGSAIATAALLGVRNVVYGMRMKPVVDRGGPWRRAAAAWVTIDESTAVALAQTDERQARIGFWVTGIAIFIGWNLTTLIGALIGDAIGDTNAWGLDAAAAAAFLGLLWPRLKTLQTGAVAVAAGLVAAMTTPVLMPGLPVLVAALVAVGVGWFDVLGRRRAA, encoded by the coding sequence GTGGGCGGGGAACAGGACGAGGCGGATGCCGCGCCGCGAAGCGGCGTGAGGTCGCCCGCGGTGCGGGACGGGCTCGCCGTCGGGCTCGCCACGGCCGTGTATGGCATCTCGTTCGGCGCGCTCGCTGTCGCGGCAGGGCTCGACGTCTGGCAGACCTCGTTCCTCAGCCTGATCATGTTCACGGGCGGATCGCAGTTCGCGCTCGTCGGCGTGCTCGCCAGTGGCGGCGTCGCCGCGGGCGGCTCCGCGATCGCCACCGCCGCGCTGCTGGGCGTGCGCAATGTCGTCTACGGCATGCGGATGAAGCCGGTCGTCGACCGGGGCGGCCCGTGGCGCCGCGCCGCGGCGGCGTGGGTGACGATCGACGAGTCGACGGCCGTCGCACTCGCGCAGACCGATGAGCGCCAGGCGCGGATCGGGTTCTGGGTGACCGGCATCGCCATCTTCATCGGATGGAACCTCACCACGCTGATCGGTGCGCTGATCGGCGACGCCATCGGCGATACGAATGCCTGGGGGCTCGACGCGGCCGCGGCGGCCGCGTTCCTGGGCCTGCTGTGGCCGCGGCTGAAGACGCTGCAGACCGGCGCGGTCGCGGTCGCCGCCGGCCTCGTGGCGGCGATGACGACGCCCGTGCTCATGCCCGGCCTGCCGGTCCTCGTCGCCGCGCTCGTCGCGGTCGGCGTCGGGTGGTTCGACGTCCTCGGGCGGAGGCGTGCCGCATGA